The genomic DNA CGGATAGGAAGGGATGATTTAGTGAATTTTGCGGTTTTCTCTAGTTTGACAAGTTTGAGATGATCTAAAATAATTCAGTTTTTAGAGATGAATTCTACGAATACTGAGCAATTATTTTTTATTTTTGTTGGCTTTTTTAATCATGCAGATAAGCATTCAATTTTTAACAATTAACTGTTCGGTAAAATCTGATTTCATGTTTTTTTATCTGCGTTAATCTGCGTGCATCTGCGTTTAATTATACTGGTTCATAAACAGCATTCAGTTATTAGTAATTAGCTAAAGACTGAATGCTGGGAGAGTGTATTAACCTGCGTTGAGTTTCTTTTCTAATAACTCGTTGGTTAATTTGGGGTTAGCGCGTTTATTAGTCTGTTTTAATACCTGTCCAACAAAGAAACCTTTGAGGTTTGTTTTACCACCACGGTATTGTTCTAATTGTTTGGGGTTTGCAGCGATAATTTCATCTATAATTGCGGCTAAAGTGGCTTCATCGTTGATTAATTCTTGACCTGCAAAGGCTTTTTCTGGATCTACACCGTTCAGTAAATCTACTAATTTTTCTTTGGCTTGAGCATTACTGATTTTACCAGATTCAATGCGATTAATTACGTCTGCAAGGTTAGTGGGAGTCAGGGAAATCTCGGAAATAGTGAGTTTTTGTTTATTTAAGTAAGCAGCTATATCTTGGGTGATCCAGTTTGCAGCAGCTTTAGGATTTGCACCAGCGGCGATCGCATTTTCAAAGTATTCTGTAACTGAACGGTCTTCTGTCAAAACTCGCGTATCATAAGCAGAAAGTTCTAACTCACTTTCATAACGATGACGTTTTTGTGCGGGTAATTCTGGTAATTCGCTTTTCCAAGTTCCTAACTCGACATCAGTCACTTCGATAGGTGCTAAATCGGGTTCTGGAAAGTAACGATAATCGCTAGAACCTTCCTTCACCCGCATACTGCTGGTACGTTGTGAACCTTCTTCCCAAAGACGGGTTTCTTGAATTATTTTTTCTCCAGCTTCAATGGCCGCGATTTGACGTTCAATTTCGTAGTCTATCGCTTTTTGAATGGCGCTGAAGGAGTTCATGTTTTTGATTTCTACCTTCGTCCCAAATTTCTCTTGTCCCACAGGACGGACGGAAATGTTCACGTCACAACGCAGAGATCCTTCTTGCATATTGCCATCACTGACACCAAGATAGCGCACAATCCGACGCAATTCTTGGGCATATTCGGCTGCTTCTTGTCCGGTACGGAGGTCAGGTTCTGAGACAATTTCCACCAAGGGTACACCAGCGCGGTTATAGTCTACCAGAGAATAGCTAGAACCGGAAAGGCGATCGCTACCTGCGTGTACAAGTTTTCCTGCGTCCTCTTCCATGTGTAAGCGGGTGATACCGATACGTTTACGGGAGGGGTTGCCGGCATCATCCACTAATTCAATCTCTAACCAACCATGTTCGGCTATGGGTAAGTCATATTGAGAAATTTGATAGTTTTTGGGTAAATCAGGATAAAAATACTGTTTACGGTCAAATTTGCTATATCTGGCGATTTGACAATTTAACGCTAAACCTGCTTTGACTGCATATTCTAAAACTTTGGCATTAAGTACGGGTAAGACTCCTGGTAAACCCATACACACCGGGTCAATGTTGGTGTTGGGGTCAGCACCGAACGCGGTGGAACTGTTGGAGAAGATTTTGGTGTTGGTGCTGAGTTGACAGTGGGTTTCTAAACCGATAATTGCTTCGTATGCTGTTTTTACGGGTGTAGCTGTGGTCATATTATCATTTTGATGATTTTACTTTAGGGTACTATTTTAGCTGTTTTGCAGTCTTACTCACTCCATCCTCTTAAATCTCACTCATAAAAGAGAAACTTGAACTAAAAAACTTTGCGTCTTTGCGCGAAACTTATTTCATAATATAATTTAGCAAATCTACATTCCATAAAAATCCTCATCTAAAATTTGCTCAACTGAAAAAGGACATATTAAAGGATATTCATTTTCTGTGGGAATAGTAATTCCAAATTTAGCAAGTTTACCTTCTTTAATAGCTAGTTTACGTCCATCGGGATAAGCTTTTTCTAATGCTTCCGTTAAATAAATTTTCAGAGATGGTGTATCTGTGAGATTATCAATAACTCGTTGACGATGTTCGACAACGGAACTGTACCAACTTGCTTTCATTGTGTCTGGTGCATTATGCTGAACTTTTAATTTGAGTAAGTGAGCTAACAAGATTTTGAGATTACTTTTGAGAGCATTTTTTTCTGATTTTCCCAATTCTATTAACTCCTCAATTAAATGCTCAATATCCAGGGATGAAAATTCATGATTTTGTAATTGTTTAATTGTGGAATCTATCCATAATTGCAAATCTTGATCATATAGTTTGTTAGACATAGTTTTTAACCAGTTGTTTAATAGGTTGTATTTAATATTTTAACTGATGTTTTTTAAAAATTCTCTGAATACAGGGGAGAGATGAAATAATTTTTCATTATTTTCTGATTTGGTTAATAAATATCTTCTGGTTAGTGATTGTAGTCCATTAATTATATCTATTGATGACAGTGATAATGAATTTTTGATTTCATCTCTAGATAGAGGTTGATCATGTTGAGCGATTTTTGATAATATTTGTTTTTCTACATTAGTCAATTTATTCCAAGTTAAATCAAGTTGAGTTTTCATATCTTCTGTGAGAATTAGACAATTTTCTTGGATAAATTCTGAAGTTTCACCTTGAAAGATATCTTTTATTAAGGTGCTTATATACTGTAAATATCTAGGATTACTTTCATATAAGTTGATTAATTCTAACCAAACTTCTTGATTTTGCAATTCTTGATTTTTTAATATTTCTATTACTGCATCACCTAAACCTGATAATTCTAAACAATGACTGGGGTAAAGTTCGTCGTCTAAAGATATCATTTCTTGGCATTTTTCCTGACTAATGATAATTACACAGCTTTGATGTTCAATTTCTGTGATCATTTTTAGGAAGGTTTGATAATTTTGATATTCTGGTTGATATTGTCCTGCGTATTGAGGATGAATAAAGATATTTTCTAAATCATCTAGAATAATTAAACATTTTTTATCTTTAAAAATATCAAATAATTGCTTTAATTTATCATCTATATTTTGTTTAGCTTTTTCTTCACAAACATTCAATAGATCATCAATAAGTAAATTGAGGGATTTGGGAAATTTTAAACTTCTCCAGATAATGACTTCAAATTCATCTAAATGTAGATCAACAAATTTTTTAACTAGGGTAGTTTTACCAATTCCAGATAATCCTAAAACCGAGATTAAAGAAGTTTTTTGATTTGATATCCAATTAGATAAAAATTCTAAGTCTTTTTTTCGTCCATAAAAACCATGAATTTTAGGTGCTAAACTTAAATTATGGTAAGTAGGTTTAGATTGAGTATTTATATCAGTTTCTTGATATTGTTTATTAGGTTGATATGATATTTTTGGATGATAAAAACTATTATTATTGCCATTTATATTATAAACATTTAAAGAATTTGGAGTTGTTTGCAAATTCAGGAGAACTTTTATCACAAAATTTATCACAAAACATAAAACAAAATCCCCGACTCCTTAGAAAAATCAGGGATTTATTAACAACTATTTTTCCTACCATTTCCCTCACGCTAAAGCGGAAGCTTGGGGTTTAGCAAAAATCATTCTGCCGGCTGAAGTTTGTAAAGCACTGGTGACAATTACCCGCAACTCACCACCAACATAACCGCTTCCTTCCTCCACAACTACCATTGTGCCATCATCTAGATAACCAACTCCTTGAGTTGGTTCTTTACCTTCTTTGAGAATTTTTAAATCTAAATTATCACCAGGTAAATAACTAGGACGAACAGCATTTACTAAATCATTGACATTTAAAACCGGTACATTTTGGACACTGGCAACTTTAGATAAATTGTAATCATTAGTTAACAATGTTCCGTTAATTTCTTGGGCAAACTTTACTAATTTTGCATCCACTGTTTGAACATCATCATAGTCAACAGGATTGATCAAAATTCTTTCTGGGTAGATTTCCCGAATACGGTTGAGAATATCTAAACCTCGTCTTCCTCTCACCCGTTTTTGATCTTTACTGGCATCAGCTACTTGTTGCAGTTCTTGTAAAATAAACTGCGGTACAAGAATTAAACCTTCTAAAAATCCAGTTTCTAGTAGTAATTCAATTCTGCCATCTATAATGCAGCTAGTATCTAAAACCTTGGTATTTGCAGGTTTAAGAGTTCCTTCTGCAACTAGAGTTTCTACAGTATTAGGATTAATTAACCGTAATAAACCTCGTCCGTGGGTATCTGCCAAATTCATGCCAGTAACAGCGAGTATAATGCTACCAACAACTGCTACTAGAGGTTTAATAAATCCAAAATCTGCGGGTATGGGTAGTAAAAATAGCGGGGCTAACATTAAATTAGCTAGTAATAGCCCGATTACTAAGCCAATGGCACGAGTTAAAATGACTTCTAGAGGCATTTCTTTGACTTGTGCTTCTAAGCGTCTGTAGGTGGTTTGGAAACTTAAACCAATTGCACCACCAATCAGAGCCGCAAAAACAGCAACTACTAAGCGCAGTGCGTCTAAATTGGTGACACCGTTAAGAGTTCCGTGCGGTAGGAGATCGGTACTAAAGTAACCTATTCCCGATGCTGCCAAAATGAATGAAAGAATGATTATGAAATCAAGCATGATTGTGTTTTTTTCCTAAAACTGTGTTTACCCCGTCAAGTAAGGTATTTTTTATTTCAACGGTGACATTGATTTATAAATTATGTACTTACTCTCAGGGTTTCGGCAGTTAAGACAATATATGCAAACATTATAACCAAAGAGTTTTCCCTGCAAAAATATTCTTATTTTTGTAATTAAAAGATAAAAAGTTGTAAACAATTTACTAATTTTCATTACTTTTTATTTTCCAGTAATTTAATTTAATTCTTCATTCAGCATGAGTCTCAAAGATATGACTGCTCAAGTTCCCACTGCTGCTTATGTACATATTCCCTTTTGTCGGCGACGTTGTTTTTATTGTGATTTTCCGGTGTTTGTGGTGGGCGATCGCTTGCGGGGCGAAGACTCTGGTACAATTCGTCAATACGTTCAAGCCGTCTGTCAAGAAATCAACATCTCACCAAGTTTTAACCAACCTCTCAAAACCATTTTTTTTGGTGGTGGTACACCTTCACTTTTATCTACCGCACAGTTGCAATGTATTTTAACGGCCTTAGAACAGCGTTTTGGCATTGCGGAGGGTGCGGAGATTTCTATGGAAATGGATCCTGGTACGTTCGATTCAGCACATATTGCAGGTTATCGCAGTGCAGGTGTGAACCGGGTCAGTTTAGGTGTGCAAAGCTTTGATGCAGAATTGTTAAAAATTGCTGGGCGATCGCACTCCGTTGATGATATTTTTGCAGCTATTGAACTCATTCACCAAGTGGAGATACCCGAATTTAGCATAGACCTAATTTCCGGGTTGCCACATCAATCTTTAGATCAATGGCAAAATTCCCTTACCAAAGTAGTAGAAATATCCCCCACCCATATCTCCATTTATGATTTAACCATTGAACCAGGTACAGCTTTTGGTCGTTATTACCAACCAGGAAATCAACCCCTACCCACAGATGAAACAACTGTGAAAATGTACCAATTAGGGCAAAATATTTTAACTAATGCAGGTTATGAACATTATGAAATTTCCAACTATGCCAAAAGTAAACACCAATGTCAACATAATTTAGTTTATTGGCACAATCTTAGTTATTACGGGTTTGGTATGGGTGCAGCAAGTTATGTCCAAGGTAAACGTTTTACCCGTCCTCGTAAAACCCAAGAATATTATCAATGGTTAGAAAATGGCGCAATCATTGATTGTGAAATCACACCTTTACAAGAAGAATTATTAGAAACTTTAATGTTGGGTTTACGGTTGTCAGAAGGTTTGAGTTTAGAATATTTATCTAATAAGTTTGGATCTGAAAAAGTTGCCGAAATTAAACAATATTTACAGCGATATTTAGATCAACACTGGGCAGAAATTGTCGGTGATAAATTACGTTTAACTGATCCTCAAGGATTCTTATTTTCTAATGTTGTTTTAGCTGATTTATTTGAAAAAATGGGATGATTAAATTTGAGATCATTGACCTGACTTTCTGGAAATTCTCACTAGCCGTAATTTAGGAGCAAGAAAACAGAGTTTGCACAGCAAACAAAAAATATACGGTTATGCTTCAAAGTCAAGTTTGATCAATATCTATGACAAACAAGTAGTGTTTTT from Okeanomitos corallinicola TIOX110 includes the following:
- a CDS encoding PIN/TRAM domain-containing protein — protein: MLDFIIILSFILAASGIGYFSTDLLPHGTLNGVTNLDALRLVVAVFAALIGGAIGLSFQTTYRRLEAQVKEMPLEVILTRAIGLVIGLLLANLMLAPLFLLPIPADFGFIKPLVAVVGSIILAVTGMNLADTHGRGLLRLINPNTVETLVAEGTLKPANTKVLDTSCIIDGRIELLLETGFLEGLILVPQFILQELQQVADASKDQKRVRGRRGLDILNRIREIYPERILINPVDYDDVQTVDAKLVKFAQEINGTLLTNDYNLSKVASVQNVPVLNVNDLVNAVRPSYLPGDNLDLKILKEGKEPTQGVGYLDDGTMVVVEEGSGYVGGELRVIVTSALQTSAGRMIFAKPQASALA
- the gatB gene encoding Asp-tRNA(Asn)/Glu-tRNA(Gln) amidotransferase subunit GatB, which codes for MTTATPVKTAYEAIIGLETHCQLSTNTKIFSNSSTAFGADPNTNIDPVCMGLPGVLPVLNAKVLEYAVKAGLALNCQIARYSKFDRKQYFYPDLPKNYQISQYDLPIAEHGWLEIELVDDAGNPSRKRIGITRLHMEEDAGKLVHAGSDRLSGSSYSLVDYNRAGVPLVEIVSEPDLRTGQEAAEYAQELRRIVRYLGVSDGNMQEGSLRCDVNISVRPVGQEKFGTKVEIKNMNSFSAIQKAIDYEIERQIAAIEAGEKIIQETRLWEEGSQRTSSMRVKEGSSDYRYFPEPDLAPIEVTDVELGTWKSELPELPAQKRHRYESELELSAYDTRVLTEDRSVTEYFENAIAAGANPKAAANWITQDIAAYLNKQKLTISEISLTPTNLADVINRIESGKISNAQAKEKLVDLLNGVDPEKAFAGQELINDEATLAAIIDEIIAANPKQLEQYRGGKTNLKGFFVGQVLKQTNKRANPKLTNELLEKKLNAG
- a CDS encoding NB-ARC domain-containing protein, producing the protein MIKVLLNLQTTPNSLNVYNINGNNNSFYHPKISYQPNKQYQETDINTQSKPTYHNLSLAPKIHGFYGRKKDLEFLSNWISNQKTSLISVLGLSGIGKTTLVKKFVDLHLDEFEVIIWRSLKFPKSLNLLIDDLLNVCEEKAKQNIDDKLKQLFDIFKDKKCLIILDDLENIFIHPQYAGQYQPEYQNYQTFLKMITEIEHQSCVIIISQEKCQEMISLDDELYPSHCLELSGLGDAVIEILKNQELQNQEVWLELINLYESNPRYLQYISTLIKDIFQGETSEFIQENCLILTEDMKTQLDLTWNKLTNVEKQILSKIAQHDQPLSRDEIKNSLSLSSIDIINGLQSLTRRYLLTKSENNEKLFHLSPVFREFLKNIS
- a CDS encoding DUF29 domain-containing protein, translated to MSNKLYDQDLQLWIDSTIKQLQNHEFSSLDIEHLIEELIELGKSEKNALKSNLKILLAHLLKLKVQHNAPDTMKASWYSSVVEHRQRVIDNLTDTPSLKIYLTEALEKAYPDGRKLAIKEGKLAKFGITIPTENEYPLICPFSVEQILDEDFYGM
- the hemW gene encoding radical SAM family heme chaperone HemW, whose amino-acid sequence is MSLKDMTAQVPTAAYVHIPFCRRRCFYCDFPVFVVGDRLRGEDSGTIRQYVQAVCQEINISPSFNQPLKTIFFGGGTPSLLSTAQLQCILTALEQRFGIAEGAEISMEMDPGTFDSAHIAGYRSAGVNRVSLGVQSFDAELLKIAGRSHSVDDIFAAIELIHQVEIPEFSIDLISGLPHQSLDQWQNSLTKVVEISPTHISIYDLTIEPGTAFGRYYQPGNQPLPTDETTVKMYQLGQNILTNAGYEHYEISNYAKSKHQCQHNLVYWHNLSYYGFGMGAASYVQGKRFTRPRKTQEYYQWLENGAIIDCEITPLQEELLETLMLGLRLSEGLSLEYLSNKFGSEKVAEIKQYLQRYLDQHWAEIVGDKLRLTDPQGFLFSNVVLADLFEKMG